A single window of Mycolicibacterium madagascariense DNA harbors:
- a CDS encoding DUF222 domain-containing protein, producing the protein MSMSAARDALTALRAAHDALAAIDVEALTATDLLEVLDEVQTLNCQLPTQRHRLLAQLRRIATAGEVGAKSWREVVMTRWRLSSQAAHQWLTDADLLGPRHSFTGAPMAPEMPATAAATALGLLTSEHVTVIRLALTRLPAWVDTPTRTQIEVDWVRHGLGCGPKELRDQTERTLFLLDQDGPAPDDAERRRRRELKKGKQDPVGMTDLKATLTPQAWAVWEVLFARYAAPGMCNPADEHPCTRGTPSQAQIDADDRPYAQRCHDAFEYIGRHALDKGELGTLNGLPTTILVRTTLQELHARAGIGVTGGGSIIPLSEVLAMAARADATHYLAVFDGATGSALNLYRSRRTASPAQRLALIARDGGCTKPGCTVPAYGAQAHHARHDWTHGGNTNVDDLGLACGPDNRSVAPDGWSTTLNEHHDVEWTPPPGLDTGQHRINHYHHPQRLHPPTTTWHPPNTDSAVSESVGAQSGSEGTGPAEGAGSAEGAGSAESEGPAESEGPAESEGPAEAVTDGDATTQNGAPETVTNRDDPQGDDAHAVTDAMPHTDQTRVEARADQTRAEARATNSETSTVTNRDDPQSADAHADTDAVPHTDQTRAEARDTNSETSTVTNRDDSHDGPAGADTGHADPDATETVTNRDGSESDDSEDLDYWWPVDTAPDTTPDAPAPQDADPPPTTPYRPEPHGDSHTREPGGPAPPRSTAA; encoded by the coding sequence ATGTCGATGTCCGCTGCCCGTGACGCGCTCACCGCGCTGCGCGCCGCCCACGACGCGTTGGCCGCCATCGACGTCGAGGCCCTCACGGCCACCGACCTGCTCGAGGTCCTCGACGAGGTGCAGACCCTGAACTGCCAGTTGCCCACCCAGCGCCACCGCCTGCTGGCCCAGCTGCGCCGCATCGCCACCGCCGGCGAGGTCGGCGCCAAGTCCTGGCGCGAGGTGGTGATGACCCGCTGGCGACTATCGAGTCAGGCGGCCCACCAGTGGCTCACCGACGCCGACCTGCTGGGCCCGCGGCACTCCTTCACCGGGGCACCCATGGCCCCCGAGATGCCCGCCACCGCCGCCGCCACCGCTTTGGGACTGCTCACCAGCGAGCACGTCACCGTGATCCGCCTGGCCCTCACACGCCTACCCGCCTGGGTGGACACCCCCACCCGCACCCAGATCGAAGTGGACTGGGTCCGCCACGGCCTGGGCTGCGGACCCAAGGAACTGCGCGACCAGACCGAACGCACCCTGTTCCTGCTCGATCAGGACGGCCCCGCCCCCGACGACGCCGAACGCCGCCGCCGCCGCGAACTGAAGAAGGGCAAGCAGGACCCGGTCGGGATGACCGACCTCAAGGCCACCCTCACCCCCCAAGCGTGGGCGGTGTGGGAAGTCCTGTTCGCCCGCTACGCCGCCCCCGGCATGTGCAACCCCGCCGACGAGCACCCCTGCACCCGTGGCACCCCCAGCCAAGCCCAGATCGACGCCGATGACCGCCCCTACGCCCAACGCTGCCACGACGCGTTCGAATACATCGGTCGTCACGCCCTGGACAAGGGCGAACTCGGCACCCTCAACGGACTGCCCACCACCATCCTGGTCCGCACCACCCTGCAGGAACTGCACGCCCGCGCCGGGATCGGCGTCACCGGCGGCGGCAGCATCATCCCCCTCTCCGAGGTGCTGGCCATGGCCGCCCGCGCCGATGCCACCCACTACCTGGCCGTGTTCGACGGGGCCACCGGCTCGGCGTTGAATCTCTACCGTTCCCGGCGCACCGCCAGCCCCGCCCAACGCCTGGCCCTGATCGCCCGCGACGGCGGCTGCACCAAACCCGGCTGCACCGTCCCCGCCTACGGCGCCCAAGCCCACCACGCCCGCCACGACTGGACCCACGGCGGCAACACCAACGTCGATGACCTCGGCCTGGCCTGTGGACCCGACAATCGCTCGGTGGCCCCCGACGGCTGGAGCACCACCCTCAACGAGCACCACGACGTCGAATGGACACCCCCACCCGGTCTGGACACCGGCCAACACCGCATCAATCACTACCACCACCCCCAACGCCTCCACCCACCCACCACCACCTGGCACCCGCCCAACACGGACAGTGCGGTGTCCGAAAGTGTTGGGGCGCAAAGTGGGAGCGAGGGTACGGGTCCCGCCGAGGGTGCAGGTTCCGCCGAGGGTGCGGGTTCGGCCGAGAGCGAGGGTCCCGCCGAGAGCGAGGGTCCCGCCGAGAGCGAGGGTCCCGCCGAGGCCGTCACCGACGGAGACGCCACCACCCAGAACGGTGCACCCGAGACCGTCACGAATCGTGACGACCCCCAAGGCGACGACGCCCACGCTGTCACCGACGCCATGCCCCACACCGACCAGACCCGCGTCGAGGCCCGCGCCGACCAGACCCGCGCCGAGGCCCGCGCCACCAACAGCGAGACGTCCACCGTCACGAATCGTGACGACCCCCAGAGCGCCGACGCCCACGCTGACACCGACGCCGTGCCCCACACCGACCAGACCCGCGCCGAGGCCCGCGACACCAACAGCGAAACGTCCACCGTCACGAATCGTGACGACTCCCATGACGGACCGGCCGGAGCCGACACCGGACACGCAGACCCCGACGCCACCGAAACCGTCACGAATCGTGACGGCTCCGAGAGCGACGACTCCGAAGACCTCGACTACTGGTGGCCCGTCGACACCGCTCCCGACACCACGCCCGACGCCCCGGCCCCACAGGACGCCGACCCGCCGCCCACCACGCCGTACCGACCAGAACCCCACGGCGACAGCCACACTCGCGAACCTGGCGGGCCAGCACCACCACGTAGCACGGCGGCGTGA
- a CDS encoding carbohydrate kinase family protein: MTAVLGPRVGTVAVLGPHIIDVLGRPVTEIPAGQGSARLDEIRVTVAGTGGGAAVDLAKLGMSVASFAAVGDDLLGQLLDSQLRAHGVDTGGLVWRRGGVTSSTILPIRPNGERPALHVPGATPSLRAADVDGAALLTADALLFGGPETMPQLLNSDGVALIAAVHAAGKPVFVDLLHPATTATLDLLTPFLPSIDWFLPNDDQLRGLTGIDDLAAAGRALLARGVGAVAVTVGAQGALLVQPDRDPVSVPALPTTVVDTTGCGDSFNAGMITGLLSGCTPEDAALLGCACGALVASGLGSDAGIVDRAGVLALIAGSDPAAAHRIGDTVDAHLAGRARVALDA, encoded by the coding sequence GTGACGGCAGTCCTCGGCCCGCGGGTGGGCACCGTTGCGGTGCTCGGCCCGCACATCATCGACGTCCTCGGCCGCCCGGTCACCGAGATCCCCGCCGGACAGGGCAGCGCGCGACTCGACGAGATCCGCGTGACGGTCGCGGGCACCGGCGGCGGTGCGGCGGTCGACCTGGCGAAGCTCGGCATGTCGGTGGCGTCGTTCGCCGCCGTCGGTGACGACCTGCTCGGACAGCTCCTCGACTCGCAGCTGCGGGCCCACGGGGTGGACACCGGGGGGCTGGTGTGGCGTCGCGGTGGGGTGACCTCGTCGACGATCCTGCCGATCCGGCCGAACGGTGAGCGGCCGGCGCTGCACGTGCCCGGCGCCACCCCGTCGCTGCGGGCCGCCGACGTGGACGGTGCCGCGCTGCTCACCGCGGATGCGCTGCTCTTCGGCGGGCCGGAAACCATGCCGCAGCTACTGAATTCGGACGGCGTCGCGCTGATCGCCGCGGTGCACGCCGCGGGCAAGCCCGTCTTCGTCGACCTGCTGCACCCGGCCACGACCGCCACTCTCGACCTGCTCACCCCGTTCCTCCCGTCGATCGACTGGTTCCTGCCCAACGACGACCAGCTGCGCGGGCTGACCGGGATCGACGACCTCGCCGCGGCGGGTCGGGCGCTGCTCGCAAGGGGAGTCGGCGCGGTAGCCGTGACGGTCGGCGCGCAGGGCGCACTGCTGGTGCAACCCGACCGCGACCCCGTCTCGGTGCCCGCGCTGCCCACGACCGTCGTCGACACCACCGGCTGCGGGGACTCGTTCAACGCGGGCATGATCACGGGGCTGCTCAGTGGCTGCACACCCGAGGACGCCGCGCTGCTCGGTTGCGCCTGTGGCGCGCTGGTAGCGTCCGGGCTCGGGTCCGACGCCGGAATCGTCGACCGCGCAGGCGTTTTGGCGCTCATTGCCGGGTCCGATCCCGCGGCCGCCCACCGCATCGGCGACACCGTCGACGCCCATCTGGCGGGACGCGCGCGCGTCGCGCTCGACGCCTGA
- a CDS encoding ATP-binding protein translates to MTPASQPSSDPREHARRRLEGDASPVTVAQWRRFAQDWLNATVAVGEERFADITLAVDEALSNCVDHAYRDRSAGTMVLELSYDENHAVVQIQVTDEGSWQEPKSMRVSDFRGRGVLLMTALADECSVDGHDNGTTVRLVFRDCPPQGASHGRTDALQDTA, encoded by the coding sequence ATGACCCCGGCCAGCCAGCCATCATCCGACCCGCGTGAGCACGCGCGGCGTCGGCTGGAGGGTGACGCCAGCCCGGTCACCGTTGCCCAGTGGCGCCGGTTCGCTCAGGACTGGCTGAACGCCACGGTCGCCGTGGGCGAGGAACGGTTCGCCGACATCACGCTGGCCGTCGACGAAGCGTTGTCGAATTGCGTCGACCACGCCTACCGCGATCGCTCGGCCGGCACGATGGTCCTCGAGCTGAGCTACGACGAGAACCATGCCGTGGTCCAGATTCAGGTCACCGACGAAGGCAGCTGGCAGGAGCCAAAGTCCATGCGAGTCAGCGACTTTCGCGGGCGTGGGGTCCTGCTGATGACGGCCTTGGCCGACGAGTGCTCCGTCGACGGGCATGACAATGGGACGACGGTCCGTCTCGTCTTCCGTGATTGCCCACCCCAGGGCGCCAGCCACGGTCGCACCGACGCGCTGCAGGACACCGCCTGA
- a CDS encoding sensor domain-containing protein, which produces MRQAIATLALGITSVLTIAGCDGAEVNAQTASTETMIPRPLVERELTGLLLTTDQVNAAMGATAMTVIHQQAAMSDNSTTMAPPECLAIDGAAEATVYADSGSWAERDQSLNDGDKFAHYLKQAVVLFPTPEKAAAFFDTSAQQWSACQQYTHLQSGTIWSAAPPVNANGVLSTTSTEHDAAAPGWGCGRALALRNNVIADVNTCSASPGDSAPKIASQIAANVSARW; this is translated from the coding sequence ATGCGTCAGGCCATCGCGACACTCGCACTGGGGATCACCTCCGTGCTGACCATTGCTGGCTGCGACGGCGCGGAGGTCAACGCCCAGACCGCGAGCACCGAGACCATGATCCCGCGTCCGCTCGTCGAGCGTGAGTTGACCGGTTTGCTCCTGACCACCGACCAGGTGAACGCCGCGATGGGCGCCACGGCCATGACGGTGATCCACCAGCAAGCGGCGATGTCGGACAACAGCACGACGATGGCGCCCCCCGAATGCCTGGCCATCGACGGCGCGGCCGAGGCCACGGTGTACGCCGACAGCGGGTCGTGGGCCGAGCGCGATCAGAGCCTCAACGACGGCGACAAGTTCGCCCATTACCTCAAGCAGGCCGTCGTGCTCTTTCCCACGCCCGAGAAGGCGGCGGCCTTCTTCGACACCTCGGCTCAGCAGTGGTCGGCCTGTCAGCAGTACACCCATCTGCAGAGCGGCACCATATGGTCGGCCGCTCCGCCGGTCAACGCCAACGGGGTGCTGAGCACCACCTCGACCGAACACGATGCCGCCGCGCCCGGCTGGGGATGTGGCCGCGCGCTGGCTTTGCGAAACAACGTCATCGCCGACGTCAATACCTGCAGCGCGAGCCCGGGAGACTCCGCGCCGAAGATCGCCAGCCAGATCGCGGCCAACGTGTCGGCGCGGTGGTAG
- a CDS encoding DUF2256 domain-containing protein: protein MNAKAQSKTCPACGRPFTNRKKWSSRGQWDQVIYCSKRCQSAAKSK from the coding sequence GTGAACGCGAAAGCTCAGTCGAAGACGTGCCCGGCCTGCGGTCGACCGTTCACCAACCGGAAGAAGTGGAGTTCGCGGGGGCAGTGGGATCAGGTGATCTACTGCTCCAAGCGCTGCCAGAGCGCGGCGAAGTCGAAGTAG
- a CDS encoding APC family permease: MSSHTPEAPAGEALRGPDADQPRFKANLGTGRVALLVIACAAPLGSVIGNTPIGFTLGNGAGLPIVFLVAGAVLGCFAVGYVAINRAVPGGGGFARYVHAGFGPGAGLGAAYATTMAYGAGTIGITAASGYFADVIAKAHGLHLPWWIYSVIALIIVGILGRHAADLSATVLLVMIVAEFAMLVVLDVLILAHSGLAALPLDVFSPDRVFSGSIGPALMIAFTSFIGIESAVIYANEARNPGKTVPRAIYVCVAAISVFYFLTIWLIVGSVGVDQIVPRANEAQGDLLFVLSGEQGGSVLTALMQIFFLTSVLASLVALHNATTRYLQTMGTQRTMPAFLGALHPRYQGPARASEALTILTAILVAVFVVVGADPYLGVYTSLGGLFTVGIVAMQGAVAVTVVVFFRRMKDKRTWKTLVAPAIGALGLLVATGLIIANYALLTGTDATLPNLLPWLIPLAFVVGFVVHRLRRDVVIDFDPASAELGPQ; this comes from the coding sequence ATGTCATCACATACGCCGGAAGCCCCCGCTGGGGAGGCTCTGCGAGGACCCGACGCGGACCAGCCGCGATTCAAGGCGAACCTCGGCACCGGCCGGGTCGCACTGCTCGTCATCGCATGCGCCGCCCCGCTCGGATCGGTCATCGGCAACACGCCCATCGGCTTCACGCTCGGCAATGGGGCCGGGTTGCCGATCGTCTTCCTGGTCGCGGGGGCGGTGCTCGGATGCTTCGCCGTCGGGTACGTGGCCATCAACCGGGCGGTTCCCGGCGGTGGCGGGTTCGCGCGGTACGTCCACGCCGGCTTCGGCCCGGGGGCCGGCCTCGGCGCCGCCTATGCGACGACGATGGCCTACGGCGCGGGCACCATCGGAATCACCGCCGCCTCAGGGTATTTCGCGGACGTCATCGCCAAGGCCCATGGGCTGCACCTGCCCTGGTGGATCTACTCCGTCATCGCGTTGATCATCGTCGGCATCCTCGGCCGCCACGCCGCCGACCTGAGTGCCACCGTGCTGCTCGTCATGATCGTGGCCGAATTCGCGATGCTGGTGGTCCTCGACGTCCTCATCCTCGCCCACAGCGGGCTGGCCGCACTGCCGCTGGACGTCTTCTCCCCCGACCGCGTGTTCTCGGGCAGCATCGGGCCCGCGCTGATGATCGCGTTCACGTCCTTCATCGGCATCGAGTCGGCGGTCATCTACGCCAACGAGGCGCGCAATCCCGGCAAGACGGTGCCGAGGGCGATCTACGTCTGCGTCGCCGCGATCTCGGTGTTCTACTTCCTCACGATCTGGCTCATCGTCGGGTCCGTCGGCGTCGACCAGATCGTGCCGCGGGCCAACGAGGCGCAGGGCGATCTGCTGTTCGTGCTGTCCGGTGAGCAGGGCGGCAGCGTGCTGACGGCGCTGATGCAGATCTTCTTCCTGACGAGCGTGCTGGCCTCACTGGTGGCCCTGCACAACGCGACGACGCGCTACCTGCAGACGATGGGCACGCAACGCACGATGCCCGCATTCCTCGGCGCCCTTCATCCTCGGTATCAGGGACCTGCTCGCGCCAGCGAGGCACTGACGATTCTGACGGCCATTCTGGTGGCGGTCTTCGTCGTGGTCGGCGCCGATCCGTATCTCGGCGTCTACACCAGCCTCGGCGGTCTGTTCACCGTCGGCATCGTCGCGATGCAGGGTGCGGTGGCCGTCACCGTCGTGGTGTTCTTCCGGCGCATGAAGGACAAGCGGACGTGGAAGACGTTGGTGGCGCCGGCAATTGGTGCGCTGGGGCTGCTCGTCGCAACCGGGTTGATCATCGCGAACTATGCGCTGCTGACGGGCACCGACGCCACGCTCCCCAATCTGCTGCCGTGGCTGATTCCGTTGGCCTTCGTCGTCGGCTTCGTCGTCCACCGGCTTCGGCGGGACGTCGTCATCGACTTCGATCCGGCCTCGGCGGAACTGGGGCCGCAGTGA